From the genome of Nicotiana tabacum cultivar K326 chromosome 17, ASM71507v2, whole genome shotgun sequence:
ttcgagttcaattctagattcgtagatagtattcaattgatgatcaagcaattaaataattaagcgcaagattgaataaataaaccaatatggtaaatcaagaaggcaaaatcaatatccgaataacaatagtcatgaaagaaccacaaccctagaatgtgaagtttagctccacatagacatggtagccaaacaacaaatcatacaaagaaacataaaaattactaagtttggtgagagaaagatggaacttgatgaatttcgtCCTCCACGACGGCTTTGTGCTTGTGTTTTCCTCTCAAAAACATCCTCCTCAAGAATGTTCTCTTCCGGTCTTTTTTTCTCTGTggcatttttaggtctatttatatgtgtaggaaaagacctaaacgtgtaggacaagtcctagtcaaacccagaaacgaattaagtcttcaaaactcggattggacctggCCCCAGGCCTGGCTAAAGCCAGCTTCAAGCCTGGCGTCCCCAGGTTCTCTCATTCACTGCTCCTGTGCACGCTTTCGACTTGTAGGTCTCctttttcttctactttcatcttcaattcacctacacataaaatagactcaattaatcacaaatatagtatagtttagcattaaatccccaaaatgtaaggtaagtaatgcactaaaaatatgtaattataacCAAACATCACTACtccacacttaaactcttgctcgtcctcgagcaatcaaactacactttatatagacacgacctttttaaacaattctcctaactcatcatatcaagaatctttaaaatagactaagcacaagagtATAACCTCTTCACCTTaaaatttgactcacaagtaccacgcattattcacaactcactcacttactctaacatagaggtcaatgacattacctttccttcatgaatcaagttccctcacacaacaaaagagagtagttccacacacaataaaaatttaagaacaattaggaactcaagatggAAAAAATTCACttactctcagaaataacattcatatgccacaaaagatgcgtcataggctttcccgtagtgtactactctactaattgagctcattcagtctaggatcaagtaggactttaattggttgtaatgtaggctacgggatcgggtaggatacatttggatataagagtgactacaccttccTAAACACTTTAATACATGTACTTTAATATttaaccccatacttatgtcaaaccataactccactttcacatcaatgtatattaactccatacttctttaagcacaattatatcaagagtcaccactatcaaggaatatttttcattgcaatacaactattttttcctttccttttcaattcaagtggcttttcttattttattttatttttcaaaatagtgcacctttctccttatttcattagttccactcaaaagccaaaccaaccacccctcACTTTTACTTTAACAAAGTTCAtaataattcaagtgctcatgagaggtgaaaaggttcaaatagatggttaattcaaacaaataggtaaggcttgtaatgtgggtgccaaagaaacaagattacaggctcaaggggttaactacgatacataacaataaggaaggtaaattatataactggttcaacaaagaaacgcctatatcacttccaagactgaacaaaactactatttcgctttgcaaacacaccgggcaagttctagacatcaaatgcaatgcacagaattacacacaaacctcacacacacatggcacataactcacttaggattggactcatcaaaacattctagtcaaagcagttaagcaaagttaagatcatacgatttaagctacttatacaagagtcaaaaactgagcctaagcgtcacaaccaaagtactcactattctcaaggcataacaaagttaagagatattactCCAATTCAAAACATAGCACAAAGTTTCCTACTTctaaaaaaacataaaactacctacacccggttcaaataaaacccttgaaaaagagtCGCGACACtaagaaaaaccaagagggaatcactacactacctacaaagaaaatatttttgtcctttttctttagacttaaatccctcaagaaaactgtctaggaaatccatcgtcgggaaaaatctaatttttctccttttgttttcttattttttttataaaaaaaaaattaagctactaaaactactactactatactacaccattaattctactaactctgtaaataaaaataagaagctagctaacaataaaaagataagaaactAATAATATACTAATATAATACTATACAAAGCACAGAGAAtcttccaccccacacttaaaagagtgcaatgtCCCAAATACACAAATATCGCAGAAATAACAAGGGTgaacaagaaactccctgaaagtcCAAAGGTCGAAGAATTAGCAgctcacgggatactcagacttctcccaagattggtcctttgtgtgggcaccccacacttagttctcaccatctagctcgcttttgcactcttccaatagctttgcttcctatacttataatcctacaaaataaaaacagacactacaaaaataaaagaaagtagtaaagttgggttgcctcccaacaagctcctaatttaacgtcgcagcacgatgtgaaccactttttgcctccacctcgaacttataaATTGCATCCCTAATTTGGCTTCAAGCTTTCTGTTATGCTCCCGAGGCGGTGAGACAAATTTAATTGGGCCAAGCAACCAATATCGTGTTTTACACTTCTTGGCCTTCAGATGAGGTATGTAATTCTGTCTCTCTGGCACgacgaattcaagaatgtaagcaCCCCGTTCCTCATCCattggctcctccaaaggctcagatgactcgatttccatatcatcatccaaacacaattttgaaaaatgtatggaatgaggaccaatacaccctaactctagaattgtattactctttacatcctcatatgtacacacactagagtcttcacatataatattatctacttcctcacatgactctagagtgCTTTCCTCAACATGGACATCATCAATACAAGTATGGCCGAATGATTtactctccacttttagctccttaATTTGGCGTgtaagctccttttcagcttcacacaactcagaaCTATTTTATTGGGCGTTAGACGCATCAACTTTTGCAATTAATTTAGCTCCCAAGTCGTGAATATCAGTGCCAGATTTTTCAATCTCTTGTCCCAGTTCAGCTCTTCCTTCTATAAAGTGTCTAGTCCCATTAGTAATTTCctcacgttgagcctcatatatttctatcttttcggcTCCACTAGCCatgtttggctcaaaatctctactttttcaaaaatttccttttcttggaactcgctctcttcattcaattcttccatattagccttcattcttgtgattgttgccctcattcttttcatatcttttttgagttcatcctgttgctttactacttgcctcagaatatccctaatatatgcatcatgtTCCATATtctgcacttcattgcccctatcaaactcacaaacattgttagaaagatcataataagggctcagagaaggatgaaaagaattaggacaaccatcccaatggttatcttgaccaccacacatattacaaatattccactcaaaagaTTGAGAAtgtgcgcacaactcgctcccgggaacattctgacaattttttgggtcctccacaatatggacagggatcatcaaaataagaataaccatcattcaaataattttcattccaagatgccatgctaaaataaataaaaaatactaactaaactaaagaaagaatagaaaaaaaatgtctaatctagaaaaatagctaatttctaagtccccggcaatggcgccaaaaatttgttgcagccaaacgcacacgcaagtatacgcggtcgtcaagtaataaagtgactaaaagtcggatgtcgaacccacgaggacttgtgattaactattaactaaattagactatcctaattatctaaacaagaattaaacctaaaaatatttgattctaaactaattaaataaaaaaatataaataataaactttgaacagagaaagagcagatttttatgatatcaatgtaatgaaaacgatctagggttatgggctatctaacaatcctattgtattcttcaattgaattgaccgactaatttatctagcttattggttgacatggttaatattgctcataagaatctgtcgagttcttactcgcctattcaagctaatctaacgcctatatgtctatggagttagaatcaacaagaacgcatttataattcctgtaaatcaaccaagcaaggaaattaggtatatgtctatcctaaccacgaattcgttccccgatgcccgagttcaagaacttactctaatcaattctatatgcaatcggatgtcgaacccacaaggacttgtgattaattattaactaaattagactatcctaattatctaaacaagaattaaacctaaaaatattttattctaaactaattaaataagaaaatataaataatgaactttgaacagagaaagagcagatttttatgatatcaatgtaatgaaaacgatctagggttatgggctatctaacaatcctatggtattcttcaattgaattgaccgactaatttatctagcttattggttgacatggttaatattgctcataggaatctgtcgagttcttactcgcatattcaagctaacctaacgcctatatgtctatggagttagaatcaacaagaacacatttataattcttgtaaatcaaccaagcaaggcaattaggtatatgtctatcctaaccacgaatctgttccccgatgcccgagttcaagaacttgtcctgctcaatcctatatgcaatatagaattcccactttcgagttcaattctagattcgtagatagtattcaattggtgatcaagtaattaaataattaagcgcaagattaaataaataaatcaatatgataaatcaagaaggcaaaatcaatatctgaatatcaatagtcatgaaagaaccacaaccctagaacgtgaagtttagctccacatagacatggtagccaaacaacaaatcatacaaagaaacataaaaattactaagtttggtgagagaaagatggaacttgatgaattccgttCTCCACGACGGCTCTGTGCTTGTGTTTTCCTCTCAAAAACGTCCTCCTCAAGTATGTTCTCTTCCGGTCTTTTTTTCTCTATGacgtttttaggtctatttatatgtgtaggaaaagacctaaatgTGTAGGACAAATCCTAGTCAAACCCGAAaacgaattaagtcttcaaaactcggattgaACCTGACCCCAGGCCTGGCTAAAGACAGCTTCAAGCCTGGCGTCGCCAGGTTCTCTCATTCACTGCTCCTGCGCACGCTTTCGACTTGTAGGTCTCctttttcttctactttcatctccaattcacctacacataaaatagactcaattaagcataaatatagtatagtttagcattaaagccccaaaatgtaaggtaagtaatgcattaaaaatatgtaattaaatATAATGTATCTTCGAAATCGTCGCTGATCGAAATAGTATATTCGGATTTGAGTTAGATTCAATGTTGATTGACTTAACAATAAACAAAGCAAAAGAATTTGGGCTTTAAAAACTTAATTAATTAGAACACAAAGCAAAGGTTGAACCAAAAACCCCTTATCACCACAAATTGAATGTAAGATTGGTTAATTAATTACTTAAATGATGGCACTAGCATGCATCATCTCTACATTCTTGAGTCCATCTTTAAGTCATCGCAGCCGACCAAAGGATCTCCTTGCCCGTGCCATAGTCATTCTACCGCCGACCATTGGCCTTTGACCTCCATTGCTTCCTCTGTTGGGGAGCctatactatatatatgtattatatttTCGATCACTACTAAAAAAACATCTCTTTCTGGACCGAAGACTATCGACCAAGTCGCACGGAATTAGCAAAtaagttttttaaatttgtttggaCGAAACTGACCAACTTCAGTTGATTTTTATAGCGCCAAAATTCGAAAAAATGTGAAccgaaaaaattatttattagaaAACTGATCGACTCAGTCGGTTTtctatttaaaattaattaaaaactatacTCACAAAGTTGGCCGAGTcgatctattttttatttttttttgtcaaagtttCGGTCAACTCATTTTAAAACTGACAGCAAACTTATCGAGTGGGTCGGTTATTTTTGCACAAACATGCAGTTGAAGAGTATAAATACGAAAAATAAAGTGTTAGACCAATAAGCATGTGATCTAGGGTAGAATAGTACCCTGTCACAGTATAGACTTCGATTTAAATCCTGGATAATGCATATTTTACAATTATATAATTTAAGGAAATCGAACAATTCAgccgattttttattttttttcctcgCCAACTAACCGATGTACTCGGTTACCGAGAGATTCACTCGTTTTTAATATCGACCGAGTGTTTTTCGACCCACCCAATTCGCTCTGTTTTTTATCGACCATCGATCATGTTCGGTCGATTTTTTTGGTCAGAATGATCCTATTTTTTTGTAGTGTATAAAGGCGGTTTCCGAATCAGAGAAATATCCCGATTATTTTATCAAGTAGTGTTATCTCATTAATACATTTATTAGATAATTTTGCACATCGAGTATTAGGTGGGTAGAAAAAAATCACTTAGTATTTATTATCACTATTGAAATTTGAACTACGATCAATGATCTTTAACTTCATTAATCGCTAGCCATACCCTTGCGTGCAAAAAATTCTCTTGTAATTGAATACTGTACTTATATTGCACACACTCATGGTATGATCAATCCATGCTAGCATAGCTGAAAAAATAAGTGTAATAATTTCAATGGATCAACAATACGAAATTGGAATTATACTCCATACGTTttgattggtttttttttttaattgagcacgaaatttaagaaaaataaaaataaaataaaaatcttgTGATCTTAATATATCACGTGAAATGTTAAAGTTGAAAAATTACTAAATATAGAAAGAGattcttttaaaatatagtactaaaagggaaaataagaaacataaattaaaacaatAGAGCagtaattaaaaattaaaggTTGTCATTGCAAATTTGCACTCCTTCACGTCACTAAAATCTCTTTCTTTAACCTAATTTTCCATAAGCTTCAAACAGAAAAATGTGAGTTTTAACAATTAATCATTTGAAAATCCCCTTGATTAGTTGGATCCACAACTTCTTAATTATCCCTtggaagttaaaaaaaaaaaaaaccaatgatATTTTGACTCAAACAAGTGGTAGACACGcataaaacaatcccaaaaccaaaCTGTCACCGTGTTGCCATTTGTTGACTAGGAAAAATtgaaacacaaaattaattaagaaaagaaaagtgTTGTTATAATGACGTGTAGGGATAGACATTCTCACACTCTCCAATTTATATATACTTTTTCTAatgtaaagaaaacaaaaacatatatatatatagggccaGAAAGGCCAAAGTTACGGGATTCCAACTTTTTGTGTGAAAGCCATTTTCACAGAACTCCAACAAACTCCAAGATTGCTCTATTGCTCCTTTACTCCATTCTCATCATCAATAATCACTAGTAAATAAAATTCATCTGGTTCGATCTCGACATTTTAATTTTCAAGATCGAATAATTTCTTGGCTCTGCCGGCGATTACGCGCCGGCAATGGCCTTTTCCTCTTCGGAAACCACCCTATTCGGCAAATACGAGCTAGGAAAACTCCTTGGTTGTGGCGCATTTGCCAAAGTGTACCACGCTAGGGACATCAAAGATGGCCGAAGCGTGGCgattaaaatcatcaacaagacAAGAATTAATACCAATCCCGCGCTGATGTCCAACATCAAGCGCGAGATCTCAATCATGCGTCGTCTACGACATCCGCATATTGTCAAACTCGATGAAGTGTTGGCGACCAAGACGAAGATCTACTTCGTCATGGAATTCGTCAAGGGCGGCGAATTGTTCGCGAAAATCGCCAAAGACGGAAAATTCACCGAGGAAAAAAGCCGGAAACTTTTCCAGCAGCTCATCTCCGCCGTCCGTTACTGCCATTCACGCGGCGTCTACCACCGTGATTTGAAACCTGAAAACCTACTGATTGATGAAAATGGCGATTTGAAAGTGTCCGATTTTGGACTCAGTGCGTTAACGGAACAAGTTCAACAAGATGGGTTGTTACACACGCTTTGTGGGACCCCTTCTTATGTGGCACCAGATATTCTAACAAAGAAAGGATATGATGGAGCTAAGGTATGTTGAATAATAGTCTGTAATTCATATATATGGGGATAGTTCTAATGCAAAATTGAGTTTGAagattttattttctattttaattaaaatttgaattatatatatagATTCAATTTGGGGGTCTATTGTATGCTGAAGggattaatttttattttttcggaCCATATACGGGTAATATAAAGATAGTCTTAGAGTAACGGTAAAGTTGTATTCGTCTGACCTATAGTTCGcggttcgagccgtgaaatcaGTCACCGGTGCTTGTATCAGGTAGATTGCTTACATTACATCCTTTTGGGGTGCGGCTTTTTCTGGACCATATGTGAACATGGAATGTTTCGTGCACTAGGCTACCCTTTTTACACGCGGTATCTCTTCAGGGAAAGTTTCTCAAATTAGCCCTTTTTCCCTAATTTTATGTTATTGTATTTTCTAACAGGTAGACATATGGACATGTGGAATCATCTTGTTTGTATTGAATGCTGGATATTTGCCATTCCATGATACAAATCTCATGGGGATGTACCAAAAGATTTGCAATGGACAATTCAAGTGTCCTAAATGGATGTCATCCGATTTAAAGCGATTTTTATCTCGACTTCTCGATACAAATCCTATAACAAGATTAACAATTGAAGAAATCATCAAAGATCCTTGGTTCAAGAAAGGGTTGAAACGTGTTAAATTTTGCGAGGAAGATGGTCAGCCTCAGAGAcgtattcaaaatttaaatttaacgGGTCCATCAAGCTCTGACGAGCCTAGCAAGGAAATAGAAGAGGTCAGGGAGGGAGAAGACAAGAATTCTTATTTGaatgcttttgatattatctcatTCTCTTTAGGATTAAACCTCTCGGGATTGTTAAACGATGAATGCAACCCGTTGGAGGATTCAGAACGGTTAATCGTGGAAGAGTCGGATGAGACGGTAATGGAGAGAGTGGAGGAGATGGCAAAGACGGAAAAT
Proteins encoded in this window:
- the LOC107829925 gene encoding CBL-interacting serine/threonine-protein kinase 11 encodes the protein MAFSSSETTLFGKYELGKLLGCGAFAKVYHARDIKDGRSVAIKIINKTRINTNPALMSNIKREISIMRRLRHPHIVKLDEVLATKTKIYFVMEFVKGGELFAKIAKDGKFTEEKSRKLFQQLISAVRYCHSRGVYHRDLKPENLLIDENGDLKVSDFGLSALTEQVQQDGLLHTLCGTPSYVAPDILTKKGYDGAKVDIWTCGIILFVLNAGYLPFHDTNLMGMYQKICNGQFKCPKWMSSDLKRFLSRLLDTNPITRLTIEEIIKDPWFKKGLKRVKFCEEDGQPQRRIQNLNLTGPSSSDEPSKEIEEVREGEDKNSYLNAFDIISFSLGLNLSGLLNDECNPLEDSERLIVEESDETVMERVEEMAKTENIRLKKKKERVMEMKKGKLIMNVEIYRVTDGFVVVEVLRKVGDIDMYKELWKNKIKPIMLGQEPAGVLA